TATTTTCTCGGCAAGTTGTTTCAACTGCTCATAAGCAGCAGGCCTATAAGTATCTGCTGCAATTAAAGCAGGCTTCAATCCTCTTTTTTGGATGTATCTTGCTAATTTTGCTGCAGTTGTTGTTTTTCCACTACCTTGAATACCAACAAGCAGTATGACTGTCTGTTTTTTTGGATTTAACTCTAATGGTTTTGGTTCTTCTCCCAAAAGTTTTACTAATTCCTCATAGACAATTTTTATGATGTGCTCTTTCTTTGAAAATCCTTTTGGTGGGGTTTCTTCAATAGCCCTTTTTTCAATTGTCTTACTCATTTGGAGAACCAGCTTTACATTAACATCCGCTTGAATTAATGCCTTTTGGATGTCCTTAATCACTTCTTTAACCAATTTTTTATCAACAAATGTGGCGTTTTTTATTTTATTTAATGCTTTATTGATACTTTCTCCCAATTTTTCAAGCATATTTTATTCCCCCCATCTTTTGAATAAATCGTTTTCAATACCTAAAATATCCAAAACTCTACCAACAACAAAATTAACTAAGTCATCAATGGTTTTTGGCTCGTTGTAAAATGCTGGAATTGGTGGCATAATAACAACGCCTAATTTTGCCAATTTAAGCATGTTCTCTAAATGTATCGCATTGAATGGCATTTCTCTCGGCATTAGGATTAGTTTTCTTTTCTCCTTTAATGCAATATCACAAACCCTAACTATTAAATTGCTACTGTATCCATTCGCTATTGAAGATAGTGTTTTCATAGAGCATGGGATTACAATAGCGGCATCAAATTTATTTGAACCAGATGCGAGGGGAGAAAAGAAGTCATCATTTTCATAATATTTGTCTGCTAACTTTATAAAATCATTACATTTTATTTTCAATTCATGCTCAATTATCTTTTTTGCAGAATTTGAGATTATAAGAAAAGTTTCGACATTTTTCTCTTTTAGCACCTCTAACAACCTTTTTGCATATATTGCTCCACTCGCTCCAGTTACACAAACCACAACTTTCATAACTCTCCTCCTTTCATTAAAAATAACTCAATACATTTTTTTGCATTATTCACTAATATATCTATTTCTTCTTTTTTTGCGTTATCTATGTGGATGCCACAAATAACCAAAACAGGTTTTTTAATTTTTTCGTAGATGAGTTTTGCAGCATATTCTGAAATAACATAATCTTTATGGTTATCTCTATTTATTGTTTTTAGTTTACCGTCCATCAATGAGACGCTACCAATATGTTCTTTCTCTCCTCCGCCAATAATAACGACTAAATCATCCCCTACTTTAATATGCTTTAAAAATACTCCATACCTTCCTTCCTCAACAACTATCATAAAATCACCAAATATTAAATTTAAATATTTCGATATATGATGTAAAAATATAGCCGTGTGCGTTAGAAGGGTTTTTTGGCAAAATCCAAGGGATTTTGCCGTATATCTTTTGGCAAAACTGAAAGTTTTGCCGTATGTCTTTTGGCAAAACCCAAAGGGTTTTGCCGTAATTGTTGGTAAATTTTTAATGATTGTAGAATTATTTCAATTTTTTGGCAAAACCTAAAAGGTTTTGCCGTATATTTTAAGGGAGAATAAAGATTATTTAAAAATTCATTAGCATATAAATAACTTTAAAAAATTCGCACACGACTATAATAAACACAAAATCACATGAACTTTAAAACAACTTTAATGTTTTAAAAATAGTGCATATTAATGGTGCGGGGGCAGGGATTTGAACCCTGGAACCCCTGCGGGACTGGACCCTCAATCCAGCGCCTTTGACCAGGCTTGGCGACCCCCGCACAGGTATTAATAGCATTTATAGTTTTGTACATCAATATATAAATTTTTCGCCGAAAAGTATATATATGACTTTTGAATATTACTAACATGCGTGCCGAGGTGGCTTAGCCTGGTTATAGCGCTCGGCTCATACGGGCCTTCCCGGGGGTAGCGCCCCGGGTCCTGAGAAACCGAGAGGTCGGGGGTTCAAATCCCCCCCTCGGCACCATTTTTATTTTAGATATATTCATCGATTAAATTAAATATAGAAATATATTTATTTTGATTGAATAAATGAAAAGAATTTCACAAACAACTTTTTATGAAATCAAAAAAGGGAATAAAATCATTTTTATTGAATCATTTTTATTTTTAATTGTTTTTATTTTTGTTTATTTTTAATTAAATGGGTTTAGAGTCTATTTTCTAACACCAAAAAAGTTTATCATTCCAATAAGTTCATTAAACGCATTTAACTCAAACTCAATTGCTTCTTTTTTAGTGTATATACCACTAACTTCTCCGTCCAATGTTAACTGCTCAATACCCCTCAAAATCATCCTCTTTTCTCCGTCTCTTGTTAATATTTCCTCTGCCACCCTATCATGAACAAATGCCCTTGGGGGGATAAATACAGTATCAGATAACTCTTTTAAATTTATTTGCTCCAAATCCTTTGCAGTTATCAAGTCAGCAATGTCCTTATTAACTTTAACAACATTCACAGGAGTTTCATCAAATATTTTCTTTAGGAATGGATATGCTACATTACCCGTTATAATCGTTGCCTCACACTCAATTTTATTTTTTAATTTGTTTAGTATATTTTCCTCATGAGCGATAGCAAAAGGTGTATTTGTAACAGGGTCATATAGAGGAGT
The sequence above is a segment of the Methanotorris igneus Kol 5 genome. Coding sequences within it:
- a CDS encoding UbiX family flavin prenyltransferase: MKVVVCVTGASGAIYAKRLLEVLKEKNVETFLIISNSAKKIIEHELKIKCNDFIKLADKYYENDDFFSPLASGSNKFDAAIVIPCSMKTLSSIANGYSSNLIVRVCDIALKEKRKLILMPREMPFNAIHLENMLKLAKLGVVIMPPIPAFYNEPKTIDDLVNFVVGRVLDILGIENDLFKRWGE
- the lpdD gene encoding prenylated flavin chaperone LpdD — protein: MIVVEEGRYGVFLKHIKVGDDLVVIIGGGEKEHIGSVSLMDGKLKTINRDNHKDYVISEYAAKLIYEKIKKPVLVICGIHIDNAKKEEIDILVNNAKKCIELFLMKGGEL